The following nucleotide sequence is from Microbacterium imperiale.
GGGGAGCCCACCGCGTGAGGATCACCCTGATCAACCCGAACACCTCCCGGGCGATGACGGCCAAGATCGCCGCCGCCGCCCGGGAGGTCGCCGGGCCCGGCGTCGAGATCGCCGCGGTGTGTCCCGAGACCGGGCCGGCGGCCATCGAGAGTCACGTCGACGAAGCCTTCGCGGCGGTCGCGATCGTGCGCCTCATCGAAGACGACATCGCGGCCGGCGGCAGCGACGCCTACGTCATCGCCTGTTTCGGCGATCCCGGCCTGGACGCCGCGCGCGAGCTCGTCGATGTGCCGGTCATCGGCATCGCCGAGGCGGCCATGCACGTCGCGACGCTGTCGGGGCGGCACTTCGCGGTCGTGACGACGCTCAGCCGGACACTGGGCCGGGCCCGTGACCTGCTGGCGCGCTACGGGATGGGCGAGGCCTGCGTCTCGCTCGTAGGCTCGGGCATCCCCGTCCTCGACCTCGAGGACACCGCGTCGACCTCGTTCGAGCGGATCGCCGCGCTCGCCGCGGACGAGGTGGCCGCGGGCGCCGACGTCATCGTCCTCGGGTGCGCCGGGATGACCGACCTGTGCCACGCGCTGACGGCGCGCGTGGGCGTGCCGGTCGTCGACGGCGTCGGCGCCGCGGTCGGCTTGGCCGCCACGATGGTGCGGATGCGGGTGGGCACGAGCAAGCGCGACGAGTACGCGCCGCCGCCGCGGGCCGCCGTCACGGTGTGATGCGCGGCGGGGGTCGTGTCACGCGAGTGTTACACCCGGGAAACCCTCGCGACAGCGTTAAGCCATAGCTTGATACTGTCCTTGTGCATCGCTCGCCGATGCCGATCGCCCCGAGCCGGGAGTTCTCGTGACCGCATCCTCTCCGTCGCGTTTCGTCGTGCGCGCCCAGCGTGCTTTCGACGGGACCGGATTCGTCCCGGTCGCCGTCGTCGTCGATGAGGGGCGCATCGTCGACCTCCTGCCCGTCGCCGCGCCGGTCGCCGGTGCCCCCGAGGTGGCCGTCACGGACGAGGCCGTGCTGCTGCCGGGCCTGGTCGACTCGCACGTGCACGTCAACGAGCCCGGACGCACGGAGTGGGAGGGATTCCGCTCCGCCACGCTCGCGGCCGCGGCGGGCGGCATCACCACGCTCGTCGACATGCCCCTGAACTCGGTGCCGCCGACCACGACCGTGTCGGGACTGGAGGTCAAGCGGGCGGCGGCTACGGCATCCGCCTTCGTCGACGTCGGCTTCTGGGGCGGCGCTGTCCCCGAGAACCTCGGACGTCTGGCACCGTTGCACGAGGCGGGCGTGTACGGGTTCAAGTGCTTCCTGGCCCCCTCGGGCGTCGAGGAGTTCGGCCACCTCGACCGCGCGCAGCTGCGGGCGGCGATGGACGAGGTCGCGGCCCTCGGCTCGCGACTGATCGTGCACGCCGAAGACCCCGCTCTGCTGGGCGCCGGCGGGGCACTCGGACGCGGCTACGACGCCTTCCTCGCGTCGCGGCCGGCGACGAGCGAGGCCTCCGCGATCGAGGCGGTCATCGCCGCCGCGCGGGCCAGCGGCGCCCGCGCGCACATCCTGCACCTGAGCGACGCACGCTCGCTGCCCGCGATCCGCGCCGCGCGTG
It contains:
- a CDS encoding aspartate/glutamate racemase family protein is translated as MRITLINPNTSRAMTAKIAAAAREVAGPGVEIAAVCPETGPAAIESHVDEAFAAVAIVRLIEDDIAAGGSDAYVIACFGDPGLDAARELVDVPVIGIAEAAMHVATLSGRHFAVVTTLSRTLGRARDLLARYGMGEACVSLVGSGIPVLDLEDTASTSFERIAALAADEVAAGADVIVLGCAGMTDLCHALTARVGVPVVDGVGAAVGLAATMVRMRVGTSKRDEYAPPPRAAVTV
- the allB gene encoding allantoinase AllB; amino-acid sequence: MTASSPSRFVVRAQRAFDGTGFVPVAVVVDEGRIVDLLPVAAPVAGAPEVAVTDEAVLLPGLVDSHVHVNEPGRTEWEGFRSATLAAAAGGITTLVDMPLNSVPPTTTVSGLEVKRAAATASAFVDVGFWGGAVPENLGRLAPLHEAGVYGFKCFLAPSGVEEFGHLDRAQLRAAMDEVAALGSRLIVHAEDPALLGAGGALGRGYDAFLASRPATSEASAIEAVIAAARASGARAHILHLSDARSLPAIRAARAEGVALTVETCPHYLTLVAEDIPDGAAEFKCCPPIREASNRDLLWEGVVDGTIDAIVSDHSPSTVDLKRAGDGDFGLAWGGISGLQVGLSAVWTEAHGRGIPLETVLPLFTTGPAAVAGLSEVGRIEVGAPAHLTVFAPDDELRIDAAALHHRNPISAYDGRMLRGRILRTWLRGRSVFDAARGGAGEAPDTRGAPGGRLRSRTDELIGAAGETR